A single Anas acuta chromosome 19, bAnaAcu1.1, whole genome shotgun sequence DNA region contains:
- the SLC6A4 gene encoding sodium-dependent serotonin transporter, translating into MEKKATSNETQLLASTKDVSGCNEGADCRENGLLIRNPKSALRLVEDGNKVHPSQGDKEEAAPIKNGYSGVQSSGPCNGMGGVEDAQCTAPAATTTTTTTTSTTCGAEGQQQLMELEDRETWSKKIDFLLSVIGYAVDLGNVWRFPYICYQNGGGAFLIPYTIMAIFGGIPLFYMELALGQYHRNGCISIWRKICPIFKGIGFAICIIDLYVASYYNTIMAWAFYYLVSSFTAELPWTSCTNAWNTGNCTNYFSKDNVSWTMYSISPAEEFYTRQVLQVHRSNGLDDLGGISWQLTLCLLLIFTIVYFSIWKGVKTSGKVVWVTATFPYIILFILLVRGATLPGAWRGVLYYLKPDWQKLLATEVWVDAAAQIFFSLGPGFGVLLAYASYNKFHNNCYQDALVTSTVNCLTSFVSGFVIFTVLGYMAEMRNEDVSEVAKDTGPSLLFITYAEAIANMPASTFFAIIFFLMLLTLGLDSTFAGLEGVITGVLDEFPHVWSKRRELFVLGLIIICFLGSLATLTFGGAYVVKLFEEYATGPAVLTVVFLEAVAVAWFYGITQFCNDVKEMLGFAPGWYWRICWVAISPIFLLFVTCSFLSNPPELRLFDYNYPYWTTVLGYCIGTSSVICIPIYMVYRLVVTPGTLKERILKSITPETATEIPIGDIRMNAV; encoded by the exons atggaaaaaaaggcaacgAGCAATGAGACTCAGCTGCTGGCTTCCACGAAAGATGTCTCAGGCTGCAATGAAGGAGCAGACTGCAGAGAGAACGGACTTCTGATCAGGAACCCTAAATCTGCCCTGCGGCTGGTGGAGGATGGGAACAAAGTCCATCCCAGCCAGGGAGATAAGGAGGAGGCAGCTCCGATCAAAAATGGCTATTCGGGGGTTCAGAGCTCTGGTCCTTGCAACGGGATGGGAGGGGTGGAAGATGCCCAGTGCACTGCCCCTGCAGCCACGaccaccaccacaaccaccacctccaccacctgcGGAGCcgaaggccagcagcagctgatggaGCTGGAAGACAGAGAGACCTGGAGCAAAAAAATTGACTTTCTGCTCTCTGTCATCGGGTATGCAGTGGATCTGGGAAACGTGTGGAGATTTCCTTACATCTGCTATCAAAACGGAGGAG GAGCATTCCTCATTCCGTACACAATCATGGCCATCTTTGGAGGTATTCCTCTCTTCTACATGGAACTAGCGTTAGGACAGTACCACAGGAATGGGTGCATCTCAATCTGGAGAAAAATATGTCCCATTTTCAAAG GAATTGGCTTTGCCATCTGTATAATCGATCTTTACGTGGCCTCCTACTACAACACCATTATGGCGTGGGCCTTTTACTACCTCGTGTCCTCCTTCACGGCAGAGCTGCCGTGGACCAGCTGCACAAACGCCTGGAACACGGGCAACTGCACAAACTACTTCAGCAAGGACAACGTCAGCTGGACCATGTACTCCATCTCTCCTGCAGAAGAATTTTATAC cCGCCAAGTTCTACAGGTGCATAGGTCCAATGGGCTGGATGACCTGGGGGGCATTAGCTGGCAATTGACCCTCTGTTTATTGTTAATCTTCACCATTGTATACTTCAGCATCTGGAAAGGGGTCAAAACATCTGGCAAG GTGGTGTGGGTGACTGCCACCTTCCCGTACATCATCCTCTTCATCCTGCTGGTGAGAGGTGCAACTCTGCCCGGTGCCTGGAGAGGTGTCCTCTACTACCTGAAACCTGACTGGCAGAAACTCCTGGCCACTGAG GTTTGGGTGGATGCAGcagctcagatttttttctcccttggtCCAGGTTTTGGGGTCCTATTGGCTTATGCCAGCTACAACAAGTTCCATAACAACTGCTACCA AGATGCTCTGGTTACCAGTACCGTGAACTGCTTGACTAGTTTTGTGTCTGGATTTGTCATTTTCACTGTGCTGGGCTACATGGCTGAGATGAGGAATGAAGACGTATCAGAAGTTGCCAAAGATACTG GTCCCAGTCTGCTCTTCATTACCTACGCCGAGGCCATTGCAAACATGCCTGCTTCAACTTTCTTTGCCATCatatttttcctgatgttaCTCACACTGGGATTAGACAGCACG tttgcGGGACTAGAAGGAGTGATTACTGGAGTACTGGATGAATTCCCTCATGTCTGGAGCAAACGCAGGGAATTGTTTGTCCTTGGCCTGATCATTATTTGCTTTTTGGGCTCATTAGCAACCCTGACATTT GGAGGCGCATATGTGGTGAAGCTGTTTGAAGAGTACGCCACCGGCCCCGCTGTCCTGACAGTGGTGTTCCTGGAAGCAGTTGCTGTGGCCTGGTTCTACG GCATCACCCAGTTTTGCAACGATGTGAAGGAAATGCTTGGCTTTGCCCCAGGCTGGTACTGGCGAATTTGCTGGGTAGCAATTAGCCCCATCTTCCTTTTG tttgTCACTTGCAGCTTTCTGTCCAACCCTCCTGAGCTACGGCTTTTTGATTATAATTACCCCTACTGGACCACAGTGCTGGGTTATTGCATAGGAACCTCTTCTGTCATCTGCATCCCAATCTACATGGTTTATCGGCTGGTTGTCACTCCAGGAACACTGAAGGAG CGTATTCTGAAAAGCATCACTCCAGAAACAGCTACCGAAATTCCTATTGGAGACATCCGCATGAATGCAGTTTAA